One Manihot esculenta cultivar AM560-2 chromosome 18, M.esculenta_v8, whole genome shotgun sequence genomic window carries:
- the LOC122722408 gene encoding uncharacterized protein LOC122722408, whose amino-acid sequence MSFPTYGIVHWDDNVIRTELGYDYVGGQHNFFRMKRRLNYEDLFMKIVRSTNLLDNNQFICKIEYRKPIISGNDYKFELHKLLNDDDVEMMFDYVSTLGSNSIVFYVDVVRDIYRNQNDDCAGPSNTDPRTMIVNEVVDEVVDEVDEYVDLERLSDSDIDEYESGWIEDDELLSGDDNVVAQFTNPILPLVHPPPFSEIDFELMRVDPYAKPPTDMFWSPTMEFSVGMIFPSRDAVMAAAKEYHLRRHHQFCSDETKRKTYSIICKNKKHNCKWHLRASMKEGSEVWKIVSYNGPHTCSNPMVEKDHPQLDNKFLCQFILPMIEEQPQIKIKTLQAEVRDKIGYEPSL is encoded by the coding sequence ATGAGTTTTCCGACTTATGGAATTGTACACTGGGATGATAATGTTATTAGAACCGAATTAGGTTACGACTATGTTGGTGGCCAGCACAATTTTTTTCGTATGAAACGAAGGTTGAATTATGAGGATCTTTTTATGAAAATAGTTCGTTCTACAAATTTGTTAGACAACAACCAATTCATATGCAAGATTGAATATAGGAAACCAATTATTAGTGGTAACGATTACAAATTTGAACTACATAAGTTGCTGAACGATGACGATGTAGAGATGATGTTCGATTACGTCAGTACATTAGGGTCTAACAGCATAGTTTTTTACGTCGATGTCGTTAGAGATATTTATAGAAATCAGAACGATGATTGTGCTGGTCCCTCTAATACTGATCCAAGAACGATGATTGTTAATGAAGTTGTGGATGAAGTTGTGGATGAAGTTGATGAATATGTTGATTTAGAGAGATTATCTGATTCTGACATTGACGAGTACGAAAGTGGTTGGATTGAGGACGACGAATTATTATCAGGTGATGATAATGTTGTTGCTCAGTTTACTAATCCTATTTTGCCACTAGTGCATCCACCGCCATTTTCAGAAATAGATTTTGAATTAATGCGTGTAGACCCTTATGCAAAGCCACCAACTGATATGTTTTGGAGTCCGACTATGGAGTTTTCTGTTGGGATGATTTTTCCAAGCAGAGATGCTGTCATGGCAGCAGCAAAGGAATATCATTTGCGTAGACATCATCAGTTTTGTTCTGACGAGACAAAGAGAAAAACATATAGCATTATATGCAAGAATAAAAAACATAACTGTAAATGGCATTTGCGTGCTTCAATGAAGGAGGGATCTGAGGTTTGGAAAATTGTATCGTATAATGGACCGCATACTTGTTCAAATCCAATGGTTGAAAAAGACCATCCTCAATTGGATAATAAATTTCTATGTCAATTTATTTTGCCTATGATAGAAGAACAAccacaaattaaaataaaaacacttCAGGCAGAAGTTAGAGATAAAATTGGATATGAACcatcattgtaa